Proteins from a single region of Aquirhabdus parva:
- the ccmD gene encoding heme exporter protein CcmD has product MNFAFENIHDFIWMGHHGVYVWSAWLISIVSIVLLIFYSKIARQRFYQREQARLRRGIPQSSLVNSKRNPSERSE; this is encoded by the coding sequence ATGAATTTCGCATTTGAAAATATTCATGATTTTATTTGGATGGGACACCATGGTGTCTATGTATGGAGTGCATGGCTGATTAGCATAGTCTCGATAGTACTCCTGATTTTCTACTCTAAAATTGCGCGTCAGCGCTTTTATCAACGTGAACAGGCTCGATTACGTCGTGGTATTCCCCAATCCTCGCTGGTTAATTCCAAACGAAACCCATCCGAGCGTAGTGAGTGA
- the ccmC gene encoding heme ABC transporter permease CcmC — translation MPDPDLTPKVDAIRKQPHFLGRLWSGFLQTVGTQYFYQTFSRWVPWLSYVAAILILLGSVWGLALAPPDYLQGNSYRIIFIHVPVASLALSIYFGLAVLGVIHLVWKIKTAAIVAQAAAPVGLVLCVLALVTGAIWGKPTWGTYWVWDGRLTSMLVLAFLYVGVVALFDAFDHTENQGKAAAILSIVGAVNIPIIKYSVVWWNTLHQGSTFTLTAAPKMAASMYLPLLFMFVGFYFFVAALVIYRSCTLILQRERQKKWVRQHIEQRVTFNASKS, via the coding sequence ATGCCAGATCCAGATTTGACACCCAAAGTAGATGCTATTCGTAAGCAGCCACATTTTCTTGGTCGTTTATGGAGTGGTTTTTTGCAGACAGTAGGAACTCAGTATTTCTACCAAACCTTCAGTCGCTGGGTGCCGTGGCTCAGTTATGTTGCAGCCATTCTCATTCTGCTTGGGTCTGTTTGGGGACTTGCTTTAGCACCCCCTGATTATTTGCAAGGCAACAGCTATCGCATTATTTTTATTCATGTTCCTGTAGCAAGTCTGGCATTGTCCATATATTTCGGACTTGCGGTTTTGGGTGTGATTCATCTGGTCTGGAAGATTAAGACAGCCGCAATTGTTGCTCAAGCAGCTGCGCCAGTTGGACTGGTTTTATGTGTGCTCGCATTGGTGACCGGTGCAATCTGGGGCAAACCCACTTGGGGAACTTACTGGGTGTGGGATGGACGTTTAACAAGCATGCTGGTGCTCGCATTTTTGTATGTAGGCGTAGTCGCATTGTTTGATGCATTTGATCACACCGAAAATCAAGGTAAGGCGGCCGCAATACTATCGATCGTAGGTGCTGTGAATATTCCGATCATTAAATACTCGGTCGTATGGTGGAATACTTTACATCAAGGTTCTACGTTTACCTTAACGGCTGCACCTAAAATGGCTGCGTCGATGTATTTACCGTTGTTATTCATGTTTGTTGGTTTTTATTTTTTCGTTGCAGCGTTAGTCATTTATCGAAGCTGTACGTTAATTTTACAGCGTGAGCGACAAAAGAAATGGGTGAGGCAACACATTGAGCAGCGCGTTACATTCAACGCATCAAAATCTTGA
- the queC gene encoding 7-cyano-7-deazaguanine synthase QueC → MAFTHSPRAIVLLSGGLDSATCLAWAMQRYQCEALSFAYGQRHSSELDAAKKLAAQAGVPHRIINIDLRSLGGSALTDDSIDVPENEPGGIPVTYVPARNTIFLSYALAVAEVTQSQAIVIGVNAVDYSGYPDCRSEYIDAFARMAALATKAGVEGNPLTIDTPLLHLSKANIIRLGTELGIDYSLTVSCYQADLQGRACGRCDSCRLRRQGFDDAGVADPTHYQS, encoded by the coding sequence ATGGCTTTTACTCATTCTCCTCGCGCTATTGTGCTGCTATCAGGCGGTTTAGATTCGGCAACATGTTTGGCGTGGGCTATGCAGCGTTATCAATGTGAAGCTCTGAGCTTTGCTTATGGTCAACGTCATTCTAGTGAACTTGACGCCGCTAAAAAATTAGCTGCACAGGCGGGTGTACCTCATCGTATTATTAATATTGATCTACGCAGCCTAGGTGGCTCGGCATTAACGGATGATTCAATTGATGTACCCGAGAATGAACCCGGCGGTATTCCTGTTACCTATGTACCTGCGCGCAATACCATCTTCTTATCCTACGCGCTGGCTGTTGCTGAAGTGACACAAAGTCAGGCGATCGTGATTGGTGTAAATGCCGTGGATTATTCAGGGTATCCTGATTGTCGGTCTGAGTATATTGATGCCTTTGCACGAATGGCGGCTCTGGCAACCAAAGCGGGAGTTGAAGGTAATCCACTTACAATAGATACGCCACTATTACACTTATCCAAAGCGAATATCATACGCTTAGGTACTGAACTTGGCATAGACTACTCGTTGACGGTTTCATGCTATCAAGCAGATTTACAAGGTCGTGCTTGTGGCCGATGCGATAGTTGTCGGTTGCGTCGTCAGGGGTTTGACGATGCGGGAGTTGCAGATCCAACACACTACCAGTCTTGA
- the ccmE gene encoding cytochrome c maturation protein CcmE encodes MNIVRKRRLMIVIFALFGLCVAIALILYALRAQTDYFYTPAQIASGAAPSNKRIKAGGMVVKGSLKKQIDSLSVSFQITDFKSTVDVRYTGILPDLFKEGSGVVGTGEMHDGVFFADEILAKHDENYMPPDVTAALKAQGRMSNGELATPQNK; translated from the coding sequence ATGAACATAGTACGTAAACGACGATTGATGATAGTTATTTTTGCCTTGTTTGGTCTCTGCGTCGCGATAGCGCTCATTCTCTATGCACTAAGAGCACAAACCGATTATTTTTATACACCTGCCCAAATTGCAAGTGGTGCTGCTCCCAGTAACAAGCGAATTAAAGCCGGGGGCATGGTTGTTAAAGGCAGTTTAAAAAAACAAATCGATTCATTGAGCGTGAGTTTTCAAATCACAGACTTCAAGTCGACAGTGGATGTGCGGTATACAGGGATTTTACCCGATTTGTTTAAAGAGGGATCGGGTGTGGTTGGAACCGGAGAGATGCATGATGGCGTCTTTTTTGCTGACGAAATTTTAGCGAAGCACGATGAAAATTACATGCCGCCTGATGTGACTGCAGCTTTAAAAGCTCAAGGGCGAATGTCCAACGGCGAGCTAGCAACACCTCAAAATAAATAA